In a single window of the Streptomyces sp. CGMCC 4.7035 genome:
- a CDS encoding RluA family pseudouridine synthase, whose translation MRRRPRIPPSPLPQRDGVDPVRVRLPLGEEWATVRDHLVARLAAGDGVIDGMLDAGSIVGADGRPVARDATYVPGMYVWFHRALPDEELVPFPVEVVYRDEHIVVADKPHFLATTPRGSHVAETALARLRRDLGIPTLTAAHRLDRLTAGLVLFTVRPEERGTYQSLFRDKRVTKEYEAIAPYDPEVALPRTVRSRIVKERGVMAAREVAGEPNAVSRIELLEQRGGRGRYRLLPHTGQTHQLRVHMNASGLPILGDPLYPVVADPGPAGDFRHPLQLLARVLEFTDPVTGRTHRFVSGRMLQAWSAYDEWPL comes from the coding sequence ATGAGACGCCGACCCCGTATCCCGCCCTCTCCCCTGCCGCAGCGCGACGGGGTCGATCCCGTGCGGGTGCGATTGCCCCTCGGCGAGGAGTGGGCCACCGTGCGGGACCATCTCGTGGCGCGACTCGCGGCCGGGGACGGGGTGATCGACGGGATGCTCGACGCCGGGTCGATCGTCGGAGCCGACGGGCGGCCCGTCGCGCGCGACGCGACGTATGTGCCGGGCATGTACGTGTGGTTCCACCGCGCACTGCCCGACGAGGAGCTCGTGCCGTTTCCGGTCGAGGTGGTGTACCGCGACGAGCACATCGTCGTCGCCGACAAACCGCACTTCCTCGCCACCACCCCGCGCGGCAGCCATGTCGCCGAGACCGCGCTCGCCCGGCTGCGGCGCGACCTCGGGATTCCGACGCTGACCGCCGCGCACCGGCTGGACCGGCTGACCGCCGGGCTCGTGCTGTTCACCGTACGGCCCGAGGAACGCGGCACGTACCAGTCGCTGTTCCGCGACAAGCGGGTCACCAAGGAGTACGAGGCGATCGCCCCGTACGACCCCGAGGTTGCCCTGCCGCGCACCGTGCGCAGCAGGATCGTGAAGGAGCGCGGGGTCATGGCGGCCCGCGAGGTGGCGGGCGAGCCCAACGCGGTCAGCCGGATCGAGCTGCTGGAGCAGCGCGGCGGGCGCGGACGCTACCGGCTGCTCCCGCACACCGGGCAGACCCATCAACTCCGGGTGCACATGAACGCCTCGGGGCTGCCGATCCTCGGCGATCCGCTCTATCCGGTGGTGGCCGACCCCGGGCCGGCCGGTGACTTCCGGCACCCGCTCCAACTGCTGGCGCGGGTACTGGAGTTCACCGATCCGGTCACGGGGCGCACGCACCGATTCGTCAGCGGGCGGATGCTCCAGGCCTGGTCGGCGTACGACGAGTGGCCCCTGTAG
- a CDS encoding cytochrome P450, protein MTPESHSLTGRDLTGTDGPASIPPPGCPAHGRGPGGARRLYGPEAEDLGALYEKLRAEHGAVAPVLIHDDVPMWVVLGHGENLHMVRSPAHFSRDSRIWAPLQSGEIKPDHPLTPHFAWQPICSYAEGDEHLRLRGAVTGAVSTIDYRGLRRYINRSTQALVNRFCEDGRADLVGQFADHLPMAVMCEVLGMPDEYNDRIVHAARDMLKGTETAIASNQYIVDALARLTARRRAQPEEDFTSHLINHPARLTDEEIREHLRLVLIAAYEATANLLANVLRVMITDPRFRAQLNGGQMTVPEAVEQSLWDEPPFSTILGYFAKQDTELGGQRIRKGDGLLLGIAPGNVDPRVRPDLAANMQGNRSHLAFGGGPHECPGQDIGRAIADTGIDALLMRLPDIQLDCDEDELRWTATIASRHLVELPVRFEPRPPQDVTQQPALRQVPPQRPGWLVTTSGPDIATPTAAPAPAPTPAPTPASAPVPVPAPMPMPEQVAAPPMPPEQVAAPPMPPEPATAPQHRPGVWRRLLRWWRGQ, encoded by the coding sequence GTGACGCCTGAATCCCACTCCCTGACCGGCAGGGACCTCACCGGTACGGACGGCCCCGCGTCCATTCCGCCGCCCGGCTGCCCGGCCCACGGCCGCGGCCCCGGCGGAGCGCGCCGGCTGTACGGTCCCGAGGCGGAGGACCTGGGGGCCCTGTACGAGAAACTCCGTGCCGAACACGGCGCCGTGGCCCCGGTGCTGATCCACGACGACGTGCCGATGTGGGTGGTGCTCGGCCACGGCGAGAACCTGCACATGGTGCGTTCCCCCGCGCACTTCTCGCGGGACAGCCGCATCTGGGCGCCGCTGCAGTCCGGCGAAATCAAGCCCGACCACCCGCTGACGCCGCACTTCGCCTGGCAGCCCATCTGCTCCTATGCCGAGGGCGACGAGCACCTGCGGCTGCGGGGTGCGGTCACCGGCGCCGTGTCGACCATCGACTACCGGGGCCTGCGCCGGTACATCAACCGCTCGACGCAGGCGCTCGTCAACCGGTTCTGCGAGGACGGGCGGGCCGACCTGGTCGGCCAGTTCGCCGATCACCTCCCGATGGCGGTGATGTGCGAGGTCCTCGGCATGCCCGACGAGTACAACGACCGGATCGTGCACGCCGCCCGCGACATGCTCAAGGGCACCGAGACCGCGATCGCCAGCAACCAGTACATCGTGGACGCCCTGGCCCGGCTGACCGCCCGCCGCCGGGCCCAGCCCGAGGAGGACTTCACCAGCCACCTGATCAACCACCCGGCCCGGCTGACCGACGAGGAGATCAGGGAGCATCTGCGCCTGGTCCTGATCGCCGCCTACGAGGCCACCGCCAACCTCCTCGCCAACGTGCTGCGCGTGATGATCACCGACCCGCGCTTCCGGGCCCAGCTCAACGGCGGGCAGATGACGGTACCCGAGGCGGTCGAGCAGTCCCTGTGGGACGAGCCGCCGTTCAGCACCATCCTCGGCTACTTCGCCAAGCAGGACACGGAGCTGGGCGGCCAGCGCATCCGCAAGGGCGACGGACTGCTCCTCGGTATCGCTCCCGGCAACGTCGACCCGCGCGTACGGCCCGACCTCGCCGCCAACATGCAGGGCAACCGTTCCCACCTCGCCTTCGGCGGCGGCCCGCACGAGTGCCCCGGTCAGGACATCGGCCGCGCCATCGCCGACACCGGCATCGACGCGCTGCTGATGCGGCTGCCGGACATCCAGCTCGACTGTGACGAGGACGAGTTGCGCTGGACGGCGACGATCGCCTCGCGACATCTGGTGGAGCTGCCGGTACGGTTCGAGCCGAGGCCGCCGCAGGACGTGACGCAGCAGCCGGCCCTGCGCCAGGTGCCGCCGCAGCGCCCCGGCTGGCTGGTCACGACGTCCGGTCCCGACATCGCGACGCCGACAGCGGCGCCCGCACCCGCGCCCACACCCGCGCCCACACCCGCGTCAGCGCCGGTGCCTGTGCCCGCGCCCATGCCGATGCCGGAGCAGGTGGCCGCCCCACCGATGCCGCCGGAGCAGGTGGCCGCCCCGCCGATGCCGCCGGAACCGGCCACCGCGCCGCAGCACCGCCCCGGTGTGTGGCGGCGGTTGCTGCGGTGGTGGCGGGGCCAGTGA
- a CDS encoding GTP-binding protein — protein MDFKSSDTIPGPRTEDHLPHTAQAAVKIVIVGGFGVGKTTMVGSVSEIRPLTTEETMTQAGIGVDDNYGSDSKTATTVAMDFGRISITEQLVLYLFGTPGQERFWFLWNGLFEGALGAVVLLDTRRLEVSFDVIGRLEERGVPFVVAVNSFPDAPRYPVNELRTALDLPDEIPILECDARRRASSRDVLMTLMRFLHSLAMTRARV, from the coding sequence ATGGACTTCAAAAGCTCTGACACCATCCCGGGCCCACGGACCGAGGACCACCTGCCGCACACGGCGCAGGCCGCGGTCAAGATCGTCATCGTGGGCGGCTTCGGGGTGGGCAAGACGACCATGGTCGGTTCCGTCAGCGAGATCAGGCCGCTGACGACCGAGGAGACCATGACGCAGGCAGGCATCGGAGTCGACGACAACTACGGCTCCGACAGCAAGACGGCCACCACCGTGGCCATGGACTTCGGCCGCATCAGCATCACCGAGCAGCTGGTGCTGTACCTGTTCGGCACCCCGGGCCAGGAGCGCTTCTGGTTCCTGTGGAACGGGCTGTTCGAGGGGGCGCTCGGTGCGGTCGTCCTGCTCGACACCCGCCGCCTTGAGGTCAGCTTCGATGTCATCGGCCGCCTGGAGGAACGCGGCGTGCCCTTCGTGGTCGCCGTCAACTCTTTCCCCGACGCGCCCCGTTACCCCGTGAACGAGCTCCGCACGGCACTCGATCTGCCCGACGAGATCCCGATCCTGGAGTGCGACGCGCGGCGCCGGGCCTCCAGCCGCGACGTCCTGATGACCCTGATGCGCTTCCTGCACTCCCTGGCGATGACACGCGCCCGCGTCTGA
- a CDS encoding DUF742 domain-containing protein, whose amino-acid sequence MTPPQRRRRFPQEQPPPEPVTAGGGKEGEEKNPERLYILTGATEGGERAPIDLVTLIVAGADPPPTATPEQSALLRLCQAPLSVAEISAYLSLPFSVVTILLTDLLAAELVQARAPIVRQAMPDRSLLEAVMHGLQKL is encoded by the coding sequence ATGACTCCTCCGCAACGCCGTCGGCGCTTCCCCCAGGAACAGCCCCCGCCGGAGCCTGTCACAGCAGGCGGCGGGAAGGAGGGCGAGGAGAAGAACCCCGAGCGGTTGTACATCCTCACCGGCGCGACCGAGGGGGGCGAGCGAGCCCCCATCGACCTGGTCACCCTGATCGTGGCCGGCGCCGACCCACCGCCCACCGCCACACCGGAGCAGTCGGCGCTGCTCCGGCTCTGTCAGGCCCCCCTGTCCGTGGCCGAGATCTCGGCCTACCTCAGTCTGCCGTTCAGTGTGGTGACCATCCTGCTCACCGACCTGCTGGCGGCCGAACTGGTCCAGGCACGCGCCCCGATCGTCCGGCAGGCGATGCCCGACCGTTCCCTCCTCGAAGCGGTGATGCATGGACTTCAAAAGCTCTGA
- a CDS encoding roadblock/LC7 domain-containing protein codes for MIQQRGNFDWLLKELADGVPGVHQVVVLSADGLRIARYGGDPDAADRVAAACAGLQSLAGAVAAEIPNSDGRMRMVIIEIDGGYFYMMAAGANAYLAVLSDTVAEAGLMSNRMRDLVIRIGDHLTSPPRRNGQTV; via the coding sequence GTGATCCAGCAGCGAGGCAACTTCGACTGGTTGCTGAAGGAACTCGCGGACGGCGTACCGGGCGTCCACCAGGTGGTGGTGCTCTCCGCCGACGGTCTGCGCATCGCGCGCTACGGCGGTGACCCGGACGCCGCCGACCGCGTCGCCGCGGCCTGCGCCGGACTGCAGAGCCTGGCCGGCGCGGTCGCGGCCGAGATCCCGAACAGCGACGGCCGGATGCGTATGGTCATCATCGAGATCGACGGCGGCTACTTCTACATGATGGCGGCCGGCGCCAACGCCTACCTCGCGGTGCTCTCCGACACCGTCGCTGAGGCCGGTCTGATGAGCAACCGCATGCGCGATCTCGTCATCCGCATCGGCGACCACCTGACGAGTCCGCCGCGACGCAACGGGCAGACCGTATGA
- a CDS encoding ATP-binding protein, translating to MVSVQSPPGGRELPYARVLLLPAILMAAATGAAVAVLTGPARIAVGWSGAIATVLVTTVIAMAVRHGRTVRALRADFAQRSAYLEQRIASQDSDIDFFRTEILSRALPMVHAGVPTRQVIRMVIDDHPELRQLPQPQRKLLRTLLDIIDKEIAIRDSSQRAFVNIARRVQAIVHQQAKELREMEEDHGRNPEVFDDLLRIDHGTALIGRLADSIAVIGGGRPGRQWPAPVPLYSVLRGAMSRILEYRRIELHSIAKVNIKGISVEPIIHATAELLDNATRYSPPQTKVHVTATQVQTGIAVEIEDGGISLSEESRAKVELRLAEAQAGRDVQEVGEAPRLGLAVVGRLSSMFNMHVSLRQSAYGGVRAIIVIPNDMLTTDPAPGFAHGIGATSVPTLDNDGVEGPDRKAKKRRPTTGPRIPEQFSMEDDVPVVTEWTANGLPQRRSRVKIPLSQRIAEAAAAEAAAKAAEAATHSPWTPEPEPEKEEPAPGLWVEAFMAGLKADPDPNAFSSGPPADDPHAFTNDEPAPAQADDEGDFK from the coding sequence ATGGTGAGTGTTCAATCGCCTCCCGGTGGCCGTGAACTTCCCTACGCGCGCGTGCTGTTGCTGCCCGCCATACTGATGGCCGCGGCAACCGGGGCCGCCGTCGCCGTGCTGACGGGACCGGCCCGGATCGCTGTCGGTTGGAGCGGAGCCATCGCCACGGTCCTGGTGACCACCGTCATCGCCATGGCGGTACGGCACGGCCGCACCGTCCGCGCTCTACGCGCCGACTTCGCGCAGCGGAGCGCCTACCTGGAACAGCGCATCGCCTCCCAGGACAGTGACATCGATTTCTTCCGCACGGAGATCCTGTCCAGGGCGCTCCCCATGGTGCACGCCGGAGTCCCCACCCGACAGGTGATCCGCATGGTCATCGACGATCACCCCGAACTCCGTCAACTTCCCCAGCCGCAGCGGAAACTGCTGCGCACCCTGCTCGACATCATCGACAAAGAGATCGCGATCCGCGACTCCTCGCAGCGCGCCTTCGTCAACATCGCCCGCCGCGTCCAGGCCATCGTCCACCAGCAGGCCAAGGAACTCAGGGAGATGGAGGAGGACCACGGCCGTAACCCCGAGGTCTTCGACGACCTGCTGCGCATCGACCACGGCACCGCGCTGATCGGCCGCCTCGCCGACTCCATCGCCGTCATCGGCGGCGGCCGCCCCGGCCGCCAGTGGCCGGCGCCCGTGCCGCTCTACAGCGTGCTGCGTGGCGCGATGTCCCGCATCCTGGAGTACCGCCGCATCGAGCTGCACTCCATCGCCAAGGTCAACATCAAGGGCATCTCGGTCGAGCCGATCATCCACGCGACGGCCGAACTCCTCGACAACGCCACGCGTTACTCGCCGCCCCAGACCAAGGTGCACGTCACCGCCACCCAGGTGCAGACCGGCATCGCCGTCGAGATCGAGGACGGCGGCATCAGCCTCAGCGAGGAGAGCCGCGCCAAGGTCGAGCTCAGGCTCGCCGAGGCCCAGGCCGGCCGGGACGTCCAGGAGGTCGGTGAGGCCCCGCGCCTCGGTCTCGCCGTCGTCGGGCGCCTGTCGTCGATGTTCAACATGCACGTCTCGCTGCGGCAGTCGGCGTACGGCGGCGTCCGCGCCATCATCGTCATCCCCAACGACATGCTGACCACCGACCCCGCCCCCGGGTTCGCCCACGGCATCGGCGCCACCTCCGTGCCGACCCTGGACAACGATGGCGTCGAAGGCCCCGACCGCAAGGCCAAGAAGCGCCGCCCCACCACCGGGCCCCGGATCCCGGAGCAGTTCTCCATGGAGGACGACGTCCCCGTGGTCACCGAGTGGACGGCGAACGGCCTGCCGCAGCGCCGCAGCCGGGTCAAGATCCCGCTCAGCCAGCGGATCGCGGAGGCCGCCGCGGCGGAGGCGGCGGCCAAGGCCGCCGAGGCCGCTACGCACTCCCCGTGGACGCCCGAGCCCGAACCGGAGAAGGAAGAGCCCGCCCCCGGCCTGTGGGTCGAGGCGTTCATGGCCGGGCTCAAGGCCGACCCGGACCCGAACGCCTTCTCCTCCGGGCCCCCGGCCGACGACCCGCACGCATTCACCAACGACGAGCCGGCCCCTGCCCAGGCCGACGACGAGGGGGACTTCAAGTGA
- a CDS encoding TetR/AcrR family transcriptional regulator, whose translation MGTGGGRRVGRPRAAQRPDSGLSPRDELLAAAAELFTVRGYAATTTRAVAERAGMRQASMYHYVSGKEELLAELLESTVTPSLTYARELLADDSAPAEGRLWELCRTDVELLCGGPHNLGGLYLLPEVRSERFAGFHAVRAELKDAYRQLFAATRSGGALAKSELDLRTDLVFGLIEGVILVHRSDPERPVSVFAEATADAALRIAGI comes from the coding sequence ATGGGAACCGGTGGTGGGCGGCGGGTCGGCAGGCCGCGGGCGGCGCAGCGGCCCGACAGCGGGCTGTCGCCGCGTGACGAACTCCTCGCGGCCGCCGCCGAGTTGTTCACCGTCCGGGGGTATGCGGCCACCACGACCCGAGCGGTGGCCGAGCGGGCCGGTATGCGGCAGGCGTCCATGTATCACTACGTCTCCGGCAAGGAGGAGCTGCTCGCCGAGCTGCTGGAGTCCACCGTCACGCCCTCGCTGACCTACGCGCGCGAGCTGCTCGCCGACGACTCCGCCCCGGCCGAGGGCCGGCTGTGGGAGCTGTGCCGCACCGATGTGGAGCTGCTCTGCGGTGGCCCGCACAACCTCGGCGGTCTCTATCTGCTGCCCGAGGTCCGCTCCGAGCGCTTCGCCGGTTTCCATGCCGTGCGGGCCGAACTCAAGGACGCCTACCGGCAGTTGTTCGCCGCCACCCGGTCGGGCGGCGCGCTCGCCAAGAGTGAGCTGGATCTGCGGACCGATCTGGTCTTCGGTCTGATCGAGGGTGTCATCCTCGTCCACCGTTCCGACCCGGAGCGCCCGGTCTCCGTATTCGCCGAAGCGACGGCGGACGCGGCCCTGCGCATCGCCGGGATCTGA
- a CDS encoding urea amidolyase associated protein UAAP1, translating into MATATTYGARDHARAQEGARAEAMPVVPASAWPAPPCEAGHLVWAETVAGGNYTHRVLARGTELRLTDLRGEACAHLLLYVADRPWERLNVADTVKVQWNAYLGEGQLLLSDQGRVLASVVADTSGRHDALCGTSTLVRNTGRYGDGTPQSPSPAGLELFKLAAAKNGLQPRDLPPSVSFFQGVEVREDGALDFTGSIGPGGSVTLRAEQDLTVLIANVPHPADPRPDYISTPLEVLAWRSEPTRPGDPLWEATPEGRRAFLNTAEFRAARGLA; encoded by the coding sequence ATGGCGACAGCGACCACCTACGGAGCACGCGACCACGCCAGGGCGCAGGAGGGCGCCCGTGCCGAGGCCATGCCCGTCGTGCCGGCGAGCGCCTGGCCCGCACCGCCCTGCGAGGCGGGCCACCTGGTGTGGGCGGAGACCGTGGCCGGCGGCAACTACACGCACCGGGTGCTGGCCCGCGGCACCGAGCTGCGCCTCACGGACCTGCGGGGCGAGGCCTGCGCCCATCTGCTCCTGTACGTCGCCGACCGGCCCTGGGAGCGGCTGAACGTCGCCGACACGGTCAAGGTGCAGTGGAACGCCTACCTCGGCGAGGGGCAGCTGCTCCTGTCCGACCAGGGCCGCGTCCTCGCCTCGGTCGTCGCCGACACCTCCGGCCGGCACGACGCGCTGTGCGGCACCTCCACGCTCGTACGCAACACCGGGCGGTACGGCGACGGCACCCCGCAGTCCCCGTCCCCCGCCGGACTCGAGCTGTTCAAGCTGGCCGCCGCCAAGAACGGCCTTCAGCCGCGCGACCTGCCGCCCTCTGTGTCGTTCTTCCAGGGTGTCGAGGTCCGCGAGGACGGCGCCCTCGACTTCACGGGCTCGATCGGCCCGGGCGGCAGCGTCACCCTTCGTGCCGAGCAGGACCTCACGGTGCTCATCGCGAACGTCCCGCACCCGGCCGACCCCCGCCCGGACTACATCAGCACCCCGCTGGAGGTCCTGGCCTGGCGCTCGGAGCCGACGCGCCCGGGCGACCCCCTGTGGGAGGCCACCCCCGAGGGTCGCCGCGCCTTCCTGAACACCGCCGAATTCCGTGCCGCGCGGGGGCTCGCATGA
- a CDS encoding urea amidolyase associated protein UAAP2, giving the protein MTKTVVPARAAWSSVVRTGETLTITDLHGNQAVDFLVYDAHDTSVRYSAPDTIHAQGTIFLTTGSVLLSNEHTPLMTVVADDVGRHDTVGGACSKESNTLRYGHHTWSQHACVDNFLAEGAKYGLGKRDLVSNINWYMNVPVEKDGTLGIVDGISAPGLSLTLRAERDVLVLVSNCPQINNPCNGFDPTAVEMTIGAAQ; this is encoded by the coding sequence ATGACGAAGACCGTCGTTCCCGCACGCGCCGCCTGGTCGTCCGTCGTCCGTACCGGCGAGACGCTCACCATCACCGACCTGCACGGCAACCAGGCCGTCGACTTCCTTGTGTACGACGCGCACGACACGTCCGTCCGCTACAGCGCGCCCGACACCATCCACGCCCAGGGCACCATCTTCCTCACGACGGGCAGTGTGCTGCTCTCCAATGAGCACACCCCGCTGATGACGGTCGTCGCCGACGACGTCGGCCGGCACGACACCGTCGGCGGCGCCTGCTCCAAGGAGTCGAACACGCTCCGCTACGGCCACCACACCTGGTCGCAGCACGCCTGCGTGGACAACTTCCTGGCGGAGGGCGCCAAGTACGGCCTGGGCAAGCGCGACCTCGTCTCGAACATCAACTGGTACATGAACGTGCCCGTCGAGAAGGACGGCACCCTCGGCATCGTCGACGGCATCTCGGCCCCGGGCCTGTCCCTGACCCTGCGCGCCGAACGCGACGTGCTCGTCCTGGTCTCCAACTGCCCCCAGATCAACAACCCGTGCAACGGCTTCGACCCGACGGCCGTGGAGATGACCATCGGGGCGGCGCAATGA